In Montipora foliosa isolate CH-2021 chromosome 9, ASM3666993v2, whole genome shotgun sequence, the DNA window CGTGGCTGGTGACAGGGATGCAAGTAAGCTGGATGATTTATTTGAATCTTTTGGTCTTCAGCAGCATGTGAAGGGGGGCTACTCACATCCATGGACACACACTGGATCTGATTGTAACGCACTAATGGCAATCTGTAATCTCTGCAGCACAGGTAGACCGCTTATTCTCAGAGCACGTTGCTGTAATGTGCAGTCTTCAAGTGCCTAAGCCAGCCACTTCTGTTATCAAGGAACATAAGTACAGAAATCTTAAATCTGTTAACATTAATCAACTATGGAAAGATTTTAGAGACTCTGAATAGCGTACTAAAACGCCTATGATTGGCTGTTACAAATCTACTCTTACGGACGTTCTGAACCGTCACGCCCCTCTCAAAACCAGGGCTGTAGCTGGAAGGCGACGCCTACCATGGTTAAATGAGGACACAAGAGAGGCTAAGAGAGCTAGGCGCGGGTATAACAAGCGCTGGAGAAGGACGAAGTCTACATCACACTTTGAATGCTATAAGAAATGCAGGAACCGTGCTACCTATTTATTGAACAACGCCCGCATGGCGTTCTATAAAGATTGCAAAGAGTAAAACAGTGGCGATCAGAGTAAACTATTCAGGGCTACGAAGAGGTTGGTGAAGCAAGATTCTGCAGTCCAGTTCCCACCACACGATGATGAATATCTACTGGCTAACGCTATGAAGAATTTCTTTGTCAAGAAGGTATCTGATATTCGGTTGGATCTTGATAGTACTGCACGAAGTTCTTCTAGATCCTCAAAATATTACTTTGATCGTCCTATGAGAGACTCATTCAGCTAGTTTCAGCTTTTAAACAATGATGATGTCATAGAGCTGGTGAAGAAATGTGCTAAGAAGTACTGTGCTTTGGACCCAATGCCAACTCTTTTAGTAGCAGAGTGTATTGATGTGATTCTGTCTGTAATTAATATAAACAGATGATCAATCAGTCTCTAGAGACCAACTCTTTTCCTGATTCATAGAAGGAAGCCGTAGTAAATCCTCTGCTCAAGAAAAATGGCCTTGATCTTCTGTATAGAAACTATTGCCCAGTTAGTGATCTTTTTTATGTGTCCAAATTGAAAGAACTCTCGGTATCAGATAAGCTGCTTTTGCATATGTCTTCCAATGGTCTGTATCCTGCTTTGCAGTCGTTGTATACGCAACACCATAGTACCGAGAATGCTCTTTCAAAGGTGAAGAATGACATTTTTATGAATATGAACAAGGGTTATATAACTTTGCTGGTTCTTTTAGGTTAACGTGCAGCCCTCGATACTGTTGATCAGGGTATTTTGATTATGAGTCTTTAATCAAGGTTTGGCGTCTCGGGTGAACTCTTGGAATGGTTCTTAGTATACTCAAAGAAAAAAGTCAACCCGTACGTATATCGGTCAATGGGACTCTCTCTGACCGTTTTTCCTTGCAGTATGGTGTTCTCGGGGATCCTGTCTCGGTGCTCTATTGTTTATCTCTTACGCATCCAAGCTTGTTAAGGCTGTAAACGCACATCTACCTGACGTTCATTGCTATGCGGATGATTCTCACCTTTTAAAACCTAATTCACAAGCAAGTAAGGATGAGGCAGTTATAGCAATGCAACACTGTATAGAAGACATAAGTCAATGGATGCTGACTGACCGGATTAAGCTAAATGATGATAAAAGTGAATATTTACTTATGAGAACAAGACAGCAACTGTCTAAGATTAGCGCAGGCTCTCTTGTTGTTGGGTGACCATCAGATTATTCCAGCTCAACAGGCTAAGAATTTGGGCTGCTATTTTGATCAGCAACTTAGTATGAGGACAGAAATCAATAAAATTTGTAGTGCACTACATTAGATGCACAAGACTATCAACTGAATCAACGAAGAAGTTAGTGTATGCTCTAGTTActagtagcggagctccgcgcgcgccgaaggcgcgcggagcaccatagttaagaaaatatggtaacccatcgatgtgagaaaatttggttttatagccatgacgtcatcaacgtccgtacatacaacgtacgtacgtacgtccgtccgccccttcatgtatgccaatgtgaccagtacacgtaaccatatcacgggctaattaaagtttagagctcatccaggaggcaatactacatttgacgctaactagtttacagcatacatctttgatatttagtcgttttttcctttgctcaggaatgaaactcgaatttttattgttaactggaattaaataacaatcatctgtagtctttttggacagaaataatcgatcttttgctagtttgtttggctttaaaatgcgagcgaacaagaagtttttttactccgcttgcctaattatttttcgatgtgcctcgacagtgacaagaaaattttgcacttatgttctacatgtggaattgcaatgagttctcgtaaaaagtaaggagaaatatcaccagcttgtgttttcagaagtttgtttagagcacgtacaggtaatttgttggagatcttgtttgaagtttgtcctttctagccgattctggttctaagccaagctggcgtgtttcaatgaagtacatcaaaatgtaaatgatctcgttttcagagataaagtggaataaataaagtacgatctgtcacatcacgagctatagtacgtctgtgagttctaattttagcgtgattcctattcgttggcttttgacagtcgactctgaaatggcttctttccttttccgttcgcttgctgaggatttgtttgttttcttttcaaactcttgcgattcaagaaaaattaattgcctaactggtgaattcaaccgtagatttcgctggaaaaaccgatatcacactcatcccttcgtgatttatgcgatcagtcggtttttcaggtgaaattaaccgtggaattcactagttaggcagcgaaggaaataacataattaagcaatttccgggaaaaccaaaaggcggatagttccaaaaccttttattttcactaagcctacagccagtaagaataaacaagccgggagctccgcttttaggcttggctaaatctatatattagaattGACTCTTGCAGTAGTTTATTATGTGGCctgccgcaaaaaaaaaaaaaaaaaaaaaaaaaaaaatttagagcGTGTCCAAAACATAGCCGCGAGACTAATTTGAACTGTGTCCCGCTTAAAACATATGTCGCCTGTGCTTTTCAGGCTTCGCTTGCTGCCAGCGAATTAGAATTAGATTTAAGGTACTAGTAATTACATTAACAGCTAGCTATTCACGGGCTTTTGCAGGaatatataaataatttaattggTATTAAGAGTACATCGCGCTATTCTTTGAGATCAAGCGATGATCTCCTCTTTGAGTTGCCACGAAAGAGAACTAAGGGAACATTGGAGGACAGGGCTTTTTGTATTGCCGCCCCAAAGCTATGGAACTCGCTCCCCTGCAAAATTCGCAGCATTAGAACTTTAGAACAAACGCATTTGTTTAGTTTACATGTTGGTTGGAGTCCAAAAAATCgaccaaagcaaaacagtgatgGTAATATAGTCCCACTAGCTCCCACTGTTCGATGGTccttgggttagggttagggttaactaAAAgccgttattttttttttgtttgtttgtaggTCGTTGTCGGAAAACCAGCTGAAAGTTCTTCCTGACGGCATTTTTGATAAGAATACCGAGCTGAGGGAGCTGTAAGGACCAAACTTCTGTTACATAACATTGGAGAACAACTCAAAACTGTTGTAATAGCTTTAAAGAAAGCAAGGCATATTACTGAATGCCCTCACAGGTTACACTTGCTCACGTATTTCTAGATTTAACGAGGTTATtacatgacaaacaaaaaaatctgacaaCTTCAAAAAGGTGCTTACATAAAAATCCCAAGTTGCCTACTTCCGACTGGAAACTTAAGATTTGTTCATTACGTGATATACCCACTGGTGAAGGGTTTCCTCGGCCAGTGTCGATTTCAATATACTAGTCGGCTTTCGACCCTTAATAGAACATGGATGAGGGGACCCAATAATTAATTTATGTAAAATGTGAACGGAAAAACTAAAGGCTGAGCCATGAACCATTGATGACGAACACTATTTCGTAGTACAGGGCTTCAAAGTCTGGCAAAGACAAACATGTATATAGGGCCACTGATCTGCCATTTTTAACTTACTGACATGTTGCTGGGAGCCTAAGAAATCgaccaaagcaaaacagtgaagGTAATATAGTCTCACTAGCTCCCACCGTTCGATGTTCCTTGAAGTCTTTGGGTCTTGCAAAGAGCTGGTAAAGTTTGAATTGTCACTAAAGCTGTAAACTTTGTTTTTTGGTTTGTAGGTCGTTGTCGAAAAACCAGCTGACAGATATTCCTGACGGCATTTTTGATAAGAATACCCAGCTAGCCCACCTGTAAGGACCAAATTTGCTTTTTAAAGCAAAAGCTTTTAGTTGTTTTCCaatgatatttaaaaatatcatTGGAAAACAACTAAAAGCTTTTGtgataagtttaaaaaaagcatATTACTAAACGCCCTCACAGGCtacacttgtacatgtatttacagaTTTAACAACGGTATTAAATGACCGCAAAGAATACGAATCTGACAACTTGAGAAGATGCTTACATAGAGTGCtgaagatttttttgtttttttgtttttttttttttttaatttaaaactttttattattttgttacacctaaacacatacaacgattatgaattactaaaatacaaatcacactattaattacaatatcgaaacaaaatagactactaattacaactcagtaaataacaattataagatgacactactacacttacactcttacaataatttaaacaacaatagtaaaagaaatatataataataataagagggacacatggagaacacccacactacaagcctacatatgcatatgccaaaagcttttcccatttcttggtatgtttagttagtttgttccgcctacttgctatctttttctctacttggaatacagctttaatcttggcctgataaactcgtaaaatcggatgtacactatttaacttacatctataaatatacaatttagctgtcaatatcagatggtttaatataataaagtcgtctcctatattgaatattccaaacaaaatttctattattttgaaggattgtatgttaatgttacaattactaagccaagaacaaaaagcttcccaaaaagtcttcgtcacattgcagtaaaaaaatagatgttcaatggattcaatttctcgtttgcaaaatgtacataaaggcgaatcaatcatttttaacctaaacatcttttcatttgtaaagactatattattcaatatcttatattggaattcacgaattttagtttcaattgtaactataaacggtaaggagtatattttgctccaatcaatttgaagctggggaaacttctccagaaatttcttttgagcAGTGGGAGGAGcttgttttctgcttttaaaagcagtatAAAGCAATTTGGATGAGACCTTTAACAAGGCTACCTGAGAGTTTTCcaactttaaataaaatgtgTCACCGATGTGTAAGGGCAGGAGATGTTGTGCACTTTGTCTAATGATCTGCCTCCATTCACGAGGGATTGCATCGACAATacccattaatttaaaacgctcTAAAGGAgaaagatttgcatttaacaCATTTGCACCCTTTAAAAAGACTCCCGCATCAGAGAGGAGGTCACCGAccgtaataattcctttagaatagaaattttttcaaaggttgatagcttttgaacaattatgtatttattattccaaataacTTGATGCACGACGTCTCTGTACGTATTTATAGGAGATTCATTAAGTGCTGACCAAGCATTAAGACATTCTTTATAAAAAACTGGAAGGTAGACAGGCAACTTTCTTGTATCAAAATTACACTTAAGAATAAATTTTCCACCTATTGGAGAAAGAAAATAGTCTAGtattatcttccaaaaactcttgttttcttCATCTACAAATCTTTTTAATAACATCACCCTCTGAGCTTGAATCATCGATTGAATGTCTAGCATCCTAAGTCCACCATCTTCGATATCGTTGATGAGAGCGGAACGCTTTATTTTATCATTACCTTTCCAAATGAAACGGTAAATCAAACTGTTGACCTCTTTAATCAACTCTTCCGAAACTGCAATCAACGCCGCTTTACTCAAAAATTTTGGTAGAATAAAGGATTTAACAATCTGAATTCTTCCTAGTAGTGTAAGTCCTCTCCACTTCCACATGTTCAATATATCTTTGATAGACTTAAGAACTAAGTCAAAGTTGGCTCTCATCCTTGATGCTATATGATAATCAAATACAATTCCCaggattttaattgattttcgtactttaTGAGAAAACTTAGTTGGATCCAGGTGATGTGTGCCAATGGCAAAGATCTCcgttttatcatcattaactCGAAGGTTGGAGAACTTATAAAAAATTTGAAGAGTTGCCAATAAACGATGATATGATGAGATATCTCTGAGAAAACAAGtcatatcgtcagcaaaaagtgttagtttgatttcttcctcattgattaaaatacctttaattcCCTTATCCTCCCGAATTCTGCAAGCAAGCACTTCAATggccaaaataaataacaaaggtgACAAGGGATCGCCCTGCCTAACGCCACAACGAATATCAAACAAATCAGtaataaaaccattatttaaGACACAACTAGATACGTTAGTGTAGAAGGTTTTGATCCACTTTATAAATTGCGTTCCAAAGTTAAATTTTTCCAAGATTTTAAAAGGAAAGAATGATTCAAAGAGTCgaatgctttctcaaaatcaactGCTAAAAGAATACCTGAACTATCCGTAAATTTAGCAAATTCAAGCACATCTTCAATTGTTCGAACTCCGTCAAGTAAACATCTTCCCTTGATAAAACCATTTTGATTTGAATGAATAAGCTCAGGTAAAAACAATTCTAACTTTCTTGCAATCGCCTTTGATGCGATTTTAACATCGACATTAATCAGTGAGATCGGTCTCCAATTTTTGATAAAACGTCTGTCTTTGTCTTTCTTCTCCAACAACGTAATCATAGCttgtttttgcgaatttgacaGTTGTCCGTGTTCGTGAGCGAAATTCAAGGAATTGACGAGACATTTCTCTATGAGATGCCAGAAGCCAAGATAAAACTCCACAGTTAATCCATCATTCcctggtgttttgtttttctcaaatgatTTCAACGCTTCTAAATATTcgtttgttgtaatttttttctccaaatattCCTGCTGCTCGTCTGTTAACATGTTAGTATTTACATTCTTAAGGAATTCATCAATCGACAAGCCACCCTGCTGACAAGAGTCCTTATCATAAAGATTGGCATAAAAGCTATGAATCTCTGTCATTATTTGTTTCGGATCCATTATGCATTCATCATTAAACCCCACTAACTTTCtaatacaactttttttctttttggaattttctAAGTTCAAAAAGTACTTATTACTTTTCTCACCATATTCGTACCAATTTACTCTCGAGCGAATTATTGCTCCTTGCGCTATATAATCATATTGACTATCATATTcggtttttaaaatttccagatCACTCAAGTTTTCTTGACTGGGCTGTTCATCGCATTTTGCTGTGCACTCTTTAAGTTTTTGTTCTAAGTCTAATAATTTCTCCCTTCTAATTCTAGCTTTCTGTTTGCTATAGGTAATAGTTTCATAACGGATTTTATACTTAATGAAGTCCCAAAGGACCCTTGGATCCTGAATCTCTTTTCCATCTTCCAACCAATCACTGTAATTCTCAGTTATAAAAGAGATATATTCATCATCTTCTAAAAGACtagaattaaatttccaaaaggaaggtccccgtcccgtttcttcaattcCGTTTATGTGCATTGTAATAGCGGAGTGATCCGTTCTTATTGCAGGAATAATATCTACATCTTCTACCTCTTCTTGAACACTACTGCTTATTAGCCAAAAGTCCAAACGTCGCTGTATTGTAgggtttttttgtctccatgtaAAGCGCTTAGTATCTGGATTTCTTATTCTCCAGATATCAGTCAGATCATAAGATGAACacaaatcttcaatttttttacagGATTCTCTTACTTGAGGTTTGCCTCCAGCTCCATCCAACTCAGCATcgaaaataacattgaaatcgCCTCCAATAATAACTTCACAATTATCCTCTAATTCTAATTTATCGAGCTGTTTTTGAATTTCCTCGAAGAAGATGCATTGATCTTTGGTCTtatttggggaataaatattgacaaaaacaaaactaaatccCTGAATGACacctttcaaaataataaatcttcCTTGTTCATCTTCTTGGCGTTCTTCAATATCACAATCGAATTTCTCCTTAACCAAAATCATAACCCCCCTACTGTGCTCCGAACCATGACTAAAGAAAATGTCGCCCCTCCACTGCGACTTCCAAAACTTTTCGACGTCTGGAGTACTGtaagtttcttgtaaaaagataATATCGGATCTCTCTTTTGTTAACCAGTAAAAAAGTGCCTTTCTTTTGTCAAAAGAGCGAATCCCCCGAACATTTAGAGATAgaattctaaaatttaaattccGTTTTGTGAAGATTTCAAAGTTTCATTTCAGTGAAGAGAACGGAACAATAAATACGTCAAGAGGCATCTGCATACGTGAAGCTCAAGCCATGGGTGCACTGCATGTCCCTCACACAAGAACAATATAAAGTTAGCCCGCTAAAatgcgaaaaagaaaacaaaaggcacaaAGCAAAACTACGACACACAATTACATAGTTAAAAAAGTAGCCAGCGAAAGCTGTTAAATATAGAGCTACTAACACAAAGGGTCTTGCAATCCTCATAACACCTAGtaacaatggaaacaaaaaaacccagttcttggaaaaaaataatgcaaatttggTAAAGAAATAGTTTTATACATGACCTGAAGTTTTAGATTTTACGTTTTTATATTTGAACACCGTCAATAAACAACTTATCAGGCTCCGCCCTACTAAAGTAGACGGTCTTACCCtcttcttttgcctttttaAAACGATGCATCTTCTTCTTTCTACGCTCTAGAATTTCTTTTGGAAGGTCCGGTGAGATTCCAAAGTTTTTACCTTTCAATTTCTTCGCCTTTGACATGACCTCCTCACGATCAGGGTATCTTAAAAAACGCGCAATTATTTGTCTAGGCTTTCAACAGAGGAAGTCCGCTTCCCAACTCGGTGCACCCTGTGAAATTCTATATTATCAGCATCTTCCACGCCGAGTTcggtttttaaaaaatcaaccaaaaccTCCCTCGTGTCTTCGTTtacatctttttcttctttaattccAAAGAAACGAAGATTCTCACGCCGCTGATAAACCTCCATATACAGTTTCTCGTCTCTGAGAAGGTGAACTTGACTctgtatttcttgaaaattcttCTTGAACGACTCTCTTTCTGCATTAGCGAAGTTCAAACCGTCCTCAAGCTCTTTAATCTTCGTTTCTGTCTCCTTCTTAAACACCTCGAAACTTTCGACCTTGACTTGAAGGCTACTTACTTTCTCGTCCACTGATTGAATTTGATCTTCTAATTTTTGTAGCTTTTCTAACACTTGGTCTAGTTTTGGCATTACCGTCTCCGCCATTTTCAGCAAAGTGAGCACCTCATCCGACTCGCTACTAGGCTCAGAATCTGTGAATGATACGTTATGTTTTATCCTTTTGTCATCGGGCGAGAAGTTTTCTTCAGTAGAGGATGTTGAGGAGCTTTtccacgtttttcttttaatatttttggccATGTGCCATATCCAAGAACGGAGCTAACACAAACACGTCTACACCAACATCTTGCCCGACCCAGTCTCCCATTTTACCATTAtgatatttggtcaagagaatgcacaaaatatgagacggtaatacattGTAAGTAATTTTCCgatttgaccggtttagaattTGTAGAGCAAAATATGTGGATGAAACAggagtttttcaataaaagaaattgttttcaacatgatgcaaagcctgagaatttacaagtacagttgtacatgtagcttgtcATTGcctgtcactcgtcattttgtaTATCCAATCAAAGAAAGGGCATTGGCTGGCCTTTTGTGCATTTACATCGTTTGCACAGATGATGCATGTTTTTT includes these proteins:
- the LOC137971864 gene encoding tropomyosin-like; this encodes MAKNIKRKTWKSSSTSSTEENFSPDDKRIKHNVSFTDSEPSSESDEVLTLLKMAETVMPKLDQVLEKLQKLEDQIQSVDEKVSSLQVKVESFEVFKKETETKIKELEDGLNFANAERESFKKNFQEIQSQVHLLRDEKLYMEVYQRRENLRFFGIKEEKDVNEDTREVLVDFLKTELGVEDADNIEFHRVHRVGKRTSSVESLDK